Sequence from the Deinococcus detaillensis genome:
TGGCTGGCCGCGCCCTGCACCACCGTTCGGCGCTCAGGTCGGCGCTCTCCCCACAGATCGCCTTCCTCACTTTCAGCACTGCCCCGCGTGACTTTGTAACTCAGCAGCGCTCCAATCGGGAAATCGGCTTTCAATACACCGTCCACAAATTTGTAGTCCGGCAGCGCGGGCGCGTAGTCGCTCAAGTTGGTCTGCAGGTAAAACTCGGCGTCGGCGGGTGTGGTCGGCGGAACGTCCAGCACGAAGGTTTGCTCGGCGGTGGGCATGAAAGGGGAGAAGATCACGGGTTGAGTCTAAGTCAATCCCTTCAATGGCTGGTACCGCAGGCTTGGTCGACCCTTTTGAGCAAACTGGGAAAGCGGTGCGGCCCGGCCATCTGCTTAATCAAGCTGGCGGCCCGCAGCGCACTTATGCCAGCCGCCGTAACAAACAGCGGGCGCTGACTGTTGCCCCGCTGGACTGGCAGCGCGTGCGGCGAGCCTCGGAACGCAGTTTTGCCCACTCCAATCACCGCTACATGTTGCCCAAGCGCCTCAAAAAGATGCCAGCCCAAGCCGGGTTGCCCAGCGGCGTCCAGGGTCACGTAGCCGTCAACGACCACGACCTCAAGCTGGTCAGCCAAAGGCCCAAGCACCGGTAAAAGACACGGCAATTCGCGTAGGTAAAACGCTCGTGGCTGATAGGCAGCCACTTGCGGCGTGGTGTGCAAAATAAGTTTGGTTTCCTGAGCGTCTGACCACGCCTCGAACAGCATGGCAGCGGTGCGGGCGCTGCCATCTGAACGGTAATCGACATCTACGTAGGCCAGCATCTCAACCCGCTCAGACTTGTTTGGGCAAAGTCAGCCGCTTGCCTTCCAGCGGACTGCTCAGCACGATAGAGGTGTCGCAGGTAAAACCCATTTGAATCAGCTCGTCAAGCAGATGTTCGAGCGCGGCCACGTCCGGCAGGGCCACTTTGAGAATGCAGGAATTATCGCCCGTCACCGAGTGGCATTCCAGCACGCCGTCATTGTCCTGCGCCCAGCGCACCAATTCAGGATCGCGCTTGCCGCTGCCCTGCACCCCCACAAAGGCGGTGATGGCGCGGCCTAGCGGCTTGCTGGCGATGCGTGCGCCGTAGCCCAAAATCACGCCGCCCTCTTCCAAGCGCCGCACCCGCTCGGTAACGGCAGGGGCCGACAAGCCCACCCGCCGCCCCAGCTCGCGCATCGACAAGCGGGCGTCTTCCTGAACTTCTTCTAAAATGCGCTGATCCAAGGGGTCAAGGGTTTGGCCGAAGTGCTTCATGCTGCCAGTTTAGCGTGATTGTTTTCAAACGCAAAGCCCCGCGTGCCGTTTGAGAGGGAATGGGGAAATTGGCCGAGCGTTTGGTGTGCGGGGAGTGGAGTTGCGCTTTTGCTCAGCGATAAAGTAAGTTCAGTACTTTCAGCAGATTGCCTTTGGCCGACTCGCCCGTGTGCAAGCGGCGGCGCAACTCGGTGGGCCTCAGCCACTCCGCGCTGGAAAAGTCATCTGGGTTGAGCGTGGGCGTGTCGTCGGTCAGCATTTCGTAGACGTGCATAAAGCTGCTCAGATTGGTGTGATGCGGGCTGAACTCGGCCAGCAGCTTGAAGCCGAGCGCGTCCACATCTACCCCCAATTCTTCGCGTACCTCGCGGCGCAGGGCATCGTCGTACGTTTCACTCGCCTGCACGCCGCCGCCCACACTGAAATCGAGGGCGCTGGGAAAATGGGCTTTGTGGGCGGTGCGCCGTGGAATCAGTAAACCGCCCGCGCTGTTTTTAAGGAAGGCATTCACGCTGCGGATATTTTTGGTGCCGCCTACTTGCGAACGTCAAACCGTGCCGATGGGGTGGCCATTATCGTCCAGCAAATCCAGCAGTTCGTCAGTATTCATAAAATCCCACTCATGCCGTTTCGCTGTCCACGCGCCCATGCTCAGCGAGCCGCTGCCGCATCTTACTCAGCGTCAAGTCGGCGCACTCACTGAGATTGAGATTTGCCGCTTCGGAGAGCAGGGCGAGGTCAACCAGCACGTCGCCGAGTTCTTCTCTGAAGCCGGGCGTGACGCCAAACGCCTGCGTACCGTAAGCACTGGCTTTGATGACTTCCTTGGCGAGTTCGCCCAGTTCCGAAACCAGCATCTGAAAACGGATTTCCACGCCCACCGCCAAATGATTGCCGAATTCTTGCCGCACGCTGGAACCGAGAGCATCTAAATCCATTCGCTCAAAATAGCCCGTTGTCCAGAGCAGCTAACGCCAGGGTTAGATCTCTAGCGTGCCAACTGAGCGCCCACGACCCATCAATCGGCGGTCTGCTCCTCCGCTTCATTTTGCGTCTTGCCTTCCATCTCTTCTTCACTGATGGCATGCTGCTCGGTGTCTTCCTCGAACAGTTCTTTTTTGGCGCGGGCTGTCACGTCAGGAGCTTTGGTTTGCTGAGCAATTTTGGCTTGGTGACCGTGCCGCTGAAAAAAGACCAAAGCGGTGATGACAAGACTTAAAGCTGCCCCAAATTCTAAAGTTTCTAGGGGATTTTGCCAGCGCACCAAATGTTCTAGAAAAGTAACTGCCAGAATCACAATGACCACGCTGACGATCTTTTCTTCCAAATCGTGTAGCGTCTCTACACCCAACGAAACCGTCAAATTGAGCGGCGCAATAAATAAGCTGTACAAACCGACACCGATAATATAGAACACCACTGCTTTAAGCATAGTGCTGACGATTTCCAAAAAAGAAATGGTCAATGTGATCGCTTCAAAGTGCCCTTTGCCGATGCCATTAATCACACTTGTACCTGCTCCCCAGATGCCCATGACAGCTTGCACGATGCCAATTAAAAACAGTGCCAATGCCACCAGCAACACCGAGGCGACCGCCAGCAGCACGATATAGCGCGAACGGCCAATGGCGCGGCTAAATGGGGTGGGGGGACGGTCAGTGCTGGAACTGTTGGAAAAGTGGATTCGGGTTGGGTGGTCATCGGTGTGAGTGTATGTGCAAAGAAGCCAGATATGGGCATGCCGAAAGACAGTCTGAATTGGTGCTCAGCGTAGAAAAAGGCAAAAAACTGCCCTCAACCATAAATTGTCTTTGGAGTTGAGGGCGTCTAAGATTTGATTTTTCTGTTTAAGCGCCCACTTGCTGTGGCAACTGCTTGATGGCGTACTCGCCCATCAATTTGGGAATATTGACGCCGGTGGTGCTGACCGAGTTTTTGAATTCCATGGTGTGATTGATTTCAATAATCAGTAAGCCCCCCCACTCATTAGAAGCACGGGGGTCTTCCACCAAATCAATCGCCACGATTTCGCCGTTCACCGCTTTGGCGGCCCGCAGAGCCAGATCCGCGATCTCCGGCGTGACTTCACACTTGCTGGCTTTTGCACCTCTGGCGGTGTTGGTAATCCAGTGTTCACTGGTGCGGTAAATCGCTCCGATGCACTCGCCGCCCACCACGAAGGCGCGGATGTCGCGTTCAGGCTTTTGGATCAGCTCCTGCACATAGAAAATCTGGTGTTGCGGGCCGCCCAGCACCTCTTTGTGCTCGATCACGGCCTCGGCAGCGTCGCGGTCGTTGAGCTTGCTGACCATCCGGCCCCAACTGCCCACCGTCGGTTTCATGACCACCGGGTAGCCGATTTCGTCAATGAGTGCCAAAGCGCTCTCGGCGGTAAAGGCCACCCCCGTCTTGGGCGTCGGCAGTCCGGCCTGTGCCATCACCGCGTTGGTGGCCAGCTTGTCGCCGCACAGCTCAATGACGTGAGAGGGGTTGATCACCCGCACGCCCAAGCCTTCCAGCGCCCGCGTGATGGCGTGGCCGCGAGACTGCGAAACGCAGCGCTCTAAAGCCACCTTCCACGGCACCGGCTGACCAAAGGTGACGCTCAGTTGCGGCGCGAAAACCTTGTCGTAAGGCACGCCGAGTTCGTCCAGTGCTTCAAACAGCATTTTTTCGTCGGGGCGTACGCGGTCATAAATGATGGCGAGTTCGGCCATAAAAAATGGGCGGTGAGCCGTGAGCCAAAGCAGGTTTCCCGCTTACGGCGCACGGCTCACGGCTTATTCCCCCCAGTCCTCGGCTTCTTGCGGAGCCGGTGCGAGGCGTGGGGGTTCGAGGCTGACGACTTCAAGCTCTGCGCCGGTGTCTTCGTCAATAACCAATTCACCGAGTTCGGGATTTTCGAGTTCAATGATCGCGCCGCTTTCGGGGCTTTCAAATTTGATGGTTGCCATGTTGATTCTCCTTGATCCGCCGCTGATGTGATGCGGCGATCTCTTTGCGCTTGATAGGTTATAGCGCTTTTTGCCTTTCAAACGAAACTAGAAGTGGGATCAAAGCAGAACTTATCTAGACCACTTGGGTTGGACTAGGCTTCCGCTTGCTCCTCGAACGACAGTTCTACTGCCGCTTGGCAGTGCGGGCAGCGCACCAAACTGACCTCCTCGCCGCCCCCGTTTTGCAATGTGGGCGCGGCGGCAAGCATCTCCTCGGTCACGTCGAATTCTTCGGCGCAGTTGGGACAGGTGGTCAAAATGCCCAGCAGTTCCACTTCAAATTCTTGCTCGGCGTTGCGGGTCACTTCCATTTCAGCGTTGCAATTTTCGCAGACAATCGCGTCACCGACTTCGAGCTCGGTTCTGTCCTCGTCGCTGAGTTCCAGCACTTCCCCGCAGATGGGGCAGTCAATTTCCAAAATCGCCATACAACAGTTTAGGGGAAAAGCGGCTCAGGGCCCGGGGAGGCTCAGGCCTTCTCGCCGGGAAAGCGCTGGTGCTTTTTGTAAAAGTCCAGAATGCTGCCTTCGCTCAGCGCCTCGCGCAGAAATTCTGGGGCGGGGGGGAGCTGAAAAACCTCCGCGCCACGCCGGAGTTCGCCGGTGGTCAGGTCTAAGTTCACTTCGTCCCCGTCTTGGAGGACGCTCATCAAATCGGCTTCAAAGGCGGGAATGCCCAGATTCAGCAAATTGCGGTAATGGATGCGGGCAAAACTCGGCGCGATAATGCCGCCGACTTGCAGCTTTTTGAGCGCGGCGGGAGCGTACTCGCGGCTGCTGCCCAGGCCCCAGTTTTTGCCCCCGATCAGGAGGTCGCCGGGCCGGACTTCGGCGGCGAATTCGGGGCGGATATAGTGAAAGGCAAAGGTTTGAAACACGTCCTCGCCGGCCATAAACGGCGCGAATTTGCCGGGGAGGATGTCATCGGTGTTGACCGAGTCGCCAAATTTCCAGATGCGTGGCATGGCGGTATTTTGGCACGGATGTTTGGGAAGCGCGGAAATGGACTGAGGTTCTGCGCCGCCGCTTCACGGCGTTTCCCAATCGATCACCTGCCGGTGGCGGGCAAAAAACAAAAACTGCGAGGCCAGCAGCAGGGCATTGAGCAACACTGCCGACAAGATGCGCCCGGAGAGGCCGTAGAACTTGCCCAGCGGCGTGAAATTGCTATCGGGCGTGACCAGCAAAAAGATCAGCAGTGTCACGACCAGGACAAGTGAAGTCACGTTCAGCGCGTACTTGTTGACCTCATAAAAGCCCCTCAGCGCTCCGCCGCGCCGCACGTTGACCCGCCCCGCCGTCAAATCGGTGGCGAGGCCGTCTAAGTTGATCGCCACCTTGACCCGCACTTCCTCAGGCAAACTAAAGGCCTTTTCCCGCAGCAACTTTTCCGTGAGCTGCTCGCTGCGGCGCTGCACTTCGGTCAGGTGGCTGGCAAACACCCGCAGCGTCACGAAGCGCCCATCGGCGCTCAAATTGACCAGTGCTGGCAAGGTGCCGGAGGCCTGCGGCCAAGTGGCGTACACCAGTAGGCCGCGCCGCACTTCGGCTTGGTGACTTAGCCGAATCAACTCGATCACCCGGTCAAGCGCTTCCAGGTTGTCCGGCTCCTGAAATTGCCAGCCGGTGAACACCCGCGCCCACAGCGCCGGGTCGCGGGCGTCGGCGTCCGGCGTCAGCGGCACGCTGCAGATGCTCCGCAAGTAGGTGGGAGAGGGCATCCCCTCAGCTCTGGGCGGCGGTGTCGTGGGCAGCCGTATTGTGAACAG
This genomic interval carries:
- a CDS encoding endonuclease V, producing the protein MLAYVDVDYRSDGSARTAAMLFEAWSDAQETKLILHTTPQVAAYQPRAFYLRELPCLLPVLGPLADQLEVVVVDGYVTLDAAGQPGLGWHLFEALGQHVAVIGVGKTAFRGSPHALPVQRGNSQRPLFVTAAGISALRAASLIKQMAGPHRFPSLLKRVDQACGTSH
- a CDS encoding Lrp/AsnC family transcriptional regulator, with the translated sequence MKHFGQTLDPLDQRILEEVQEDARLSMRELGRRVGLSAPAVTERVRRLEEGGVILGYGARIASKPLGRAITAFVGVQGSGKRDPELVRWAQDNDGVLECHSVTGDNSCILKVALPDVAALEHLLDELIQMGFTCDTSIVLSSPLEGKRLTLPKQV
- a CDS encoding NUDIX hydrolase → MNAFLKNSAGGLLIPRRTAHKAHFPSALDFSVGGGVQASETYDDALRREVREELGVDVDALGFKLLAEFSPHHTNLSSFMHVYEMLTDDTPTLNPDDFSSAEWLRPTELRRRLHTGESAKGNLLKVLNLLYR
- a CDS encoding MazG-like family protein encodes the protein MDLDALGSSVRQEFGNHLAVGVEIRFQMLVSELGELAKEVIKASAYGTQAFGVTPGFREELGDVLVDLALLSEAANLNLSECADLTLSKMRQRLAEHGRVDSETA
- a CDS encoding YqhA family protein, producing the protein MWLLCTYTHTDDHPTRIHFSNSSSTDRPPTPFSRAIGRSRYIVLLAVASVLLVALALFLIGIVQAVMGIWGAGTSVINGIGKGHFEAITLTISFLEIVSTMLKAVVFYIIGVGLYSLFIAPLNLTVSLGVETLHDLEEKIVSVVIVILAVTFLEHLVRWQNPLETLEFGAALSLVITALVFFQRHGHQAKIAQQTKAPDVTARAKKELFEEDTEQHAISEEEMEGKTQNEAEEQTAD
- the lysX gene encoding lysine biosynthesis protein LysX gives rise to the protein MAELAIIYDRVRPDEKMLFEALDELGVPYDKVFAPQLSVTFGQPVPWKVALERCVSQSRGHAITRALEGLGVRVINPSHVIELCGDKLATNAVMAQAGLPTPKTGVAFTAESALALIDEIGYPVVMKPTVGSWGRMVSKLNDRDAAEAVIEHKEVLGGPQHQIFYVQELIQKPERDIRAFVVGGECIGAIYRTSEHWITNTARGAKASKCEVTPEIADLALRAAKAVNGEIVAIDLVEDPRASNEWGGLLIIEINHTMEFKNSVSTTGVNIPKLMGEYAIKQLPQQVGA
- the lysW gene encoding lysine biosynthesis protein LysW; translated protein: MATIKFESPESGAIIELENPELGELVIDEDTGAELEVVSLEPPRLAPAPQEAEDWGE
- a CDS encoding zinc ribbon domain-containing protein, translating into MAILEIDCPICGEVLELSDEDRTELEVGDAIVCENCNAEMEVTRNAEQEFEVELLGILTTCPNCAEEFDVTEEMLAAAPTLQNGGGEEVSLVRCPHCQAAVELSFEEQAEA
- a CDS encoding LeuD/DmdB family oxidoreductase small subunit codes for the protein MPRIWKFGDSVNTDDILPGKFAPFMAGEDVFQTFAFHYIRPEFAAEVRPGDLLIGGKNWGLGSSREYAPAALKKLQVGGIIAPSFARIHYRNLLNLGIPAFEADLMSVLQDGDEVNLDLTTGELRRGAEVFQLPPAPEFLREALSEGSILDFYKKHQRFPGEKA